The following proteins come from a genomic window of Panicum hallii strain FIL2 chromosome 8, PHallii_v3.1, whole genome shotgun sequence:
- the LOC112902076 gene encoding UV radiation resistance associated protein-like, which yields MEDPGPSSAAPEPPPPPPEEGAGWVLLPPSEVEGIDDPKVIHWEDLQQELARLWSLSAALQSVRDRKAQLAARLESSIEARRAFLQQDNELAEMRQRLQEHTHHLGDLKVRTKKSSDDIGDKREQLCVKIRTLSVASKTLGTARNNLEEANKLLSAENGHGHLKNMEQKLRKRQQYMVTQVSQIYPVRPLDEQSPCHKLGTTTSIIKTSTAESILPKGSQKRPLAILGLQLLKPTAKKTGYFSDKTDFQKSSTVLGYAAHAVSLIGSYLNVPLRYPLRFGGSQSYVLDHAPAVEPSSITSVVSSVHPSTSMKTMEFPLFFDGQETTRSAYAVFLLNKDIEQLLNYIGAESLGPRHVLANLNQLTTIIQSQQYISS from the exons ATGGAGGATCCGGGCCCGTCGTCCGCCGCCCCTGAGcctcccccgcccccgccggagGAGGGGGCCGGCTGGGTGCTCCTTCCGCCCAGCGAGGTCGAGGGCATCGACGATCCCAAGGTCATCCACTGGGAGGACCTGCAGCAGGAGCTCGCCCGCCTCTGGAGCCTCTCCGCCGCGCTCCAATCCGTCAGGGACCGCAAGGCGCAACTCGCCGCGCGACTCGAGTCCTCCATTGAG GCTAGACGGGCATTTCTCCAGCAGgataatgagttggctgaaatGAGGCAGAGACTGCAAGAGCATACTCATCATCTGGGGGATTTGAAAGTGCGCACAAAGAAATCTTCAGATGACATTGGGGATAAAAGGGAACAGCTTTGCGTCAAAATTAGAACATTGTCTGTGGCAAGCAAAACTCTTGGCACGGCGCGCAATAATCTTGAG GAAGCTAATAAATTGCTGTCAGCCGAAAATGGTCATGGGCACCTTAAAAATATGGAACAGAAGTTACGGAAAAGACAGCAATATATGGTAACGCAAGTTTCCCAGATATATCCTGTGAGGCCTTTGGATGAACAATCTCCATGTCACAAGCTTGGAACTACCACTAGCATCATCAAAACAA GCACTGCTGAATCAATTTTGCCAAAAGGCTCTCAGAAAAGACCTCTGGCCATATTGGGTCTACAGTTGTTGAAGCCTACTGCCAAAAAGACCGGCTACTTCAGTGACAAGACTGATTTTCAGAAATCTTCTACTGTTCTGGGATATGCTGCACAT GCAGTCTCCCTCATTGGATCCTATCTCAATGTTCCTCTTCGCTATCCGTTGCGCTTTGGAGGTTCACAGTCATATGTACTTGATCATGCGCCTGCAGTAGAGCCATCATCTATAACTTCAGTTGTGAGTTCTGTACATCCGAGCACAAGCATGAAGACGATGGAATTCCCTCTGTTTTTTGATGGCCAGGAGACAACAAGATCGGCATATGCAGTATTCTTATTAAATAAG GATATTGAACAACTTTTGAATTACATTGGCGCTGAAAGTCTTGGCCCGAGACATGTATTAGCTAACCTCAACCAGCTGACAACAATCATCCAGTCGCAACAATACATTTCTAGTTGA
- the LOC112903445 gene encoding calmodulin-binding protein 25-like codes for MLMTAAAVQMDSAHGHGPLPSSSTSPPPPWLPVLADRHQLLREFTASSAPSTTPATAAPPNHHHLRTAATATRRVAKRRPRPSRKLPTTYITADPASFRRMVHQVTGADDLLPVPPEALCRPAPYRAGAAGPAGALMLPTLDTSAFLLGAPGVAAPAVDRAEAGGPAGVACNYSSSCGGFPTLDSWDALF; via the coding sequence ATGCTcatgaccgccgccgccgtccaaaTGGACTCCGCCCACGGTCACGGGCCGCTaccctcctcctccacctcgccgccgccgccatggctcCCCGTCCTTGCCGACCGTCACCAGCTCCTCCGTGAATTCACGGCCTCCTCCGCTCCCTCCACGacgcccgccaccgccgcgccgccgaaccaccaccacctccgcacCGCCGCTACTGCAACCCGGCGCGTGGCcaagcgccgcccgcgcccgtcGCGGAAGCTGCCAACCACCTACATCACCGCCGATCCCGCCAGCTTCCGCCGCATGGTGCACCAGGTCACCGGCGCCGACGACCTGCTGCCTGTGCCTCCGGAAGCCCTCTGCCGCCCGGCGCCCTACCGCGCTGgtgccgccggcccggccggcgCGCTGATGCTGCCCACGCTCGACACGTCGGCGTTCCTGCTCGGCGCGCCCGGAGTGGCCGCGCCAGCAGTGGATCGGGCGGAGGCCGGTGGACCAGCTGGAGTGGCTTGCAACTACAGCAGCAGCTGCGGTGGCTTCCCGACCTTGGATTCCTGGGATGCTCTCTTCTAG
- the LOC112903444 gene encoding wall-associated receptor kinase-like 10: MFEAMPRPASSTTTVTVLLPSWSWWWPLLLVVAAAVVADADADADAAAQPQLGMGLRPNCSTTCGGVSVPYPFGIDPGCHLGESFRLTCNTSLKPPLLLLRKWFQVMNISLDDSTVRLTGLNHIDTPLMVPILGLNFGYQLQEWSVTSTGAVPGPNEGRPGNATCPYDLGTTACHSRHSTCQGLSIGGYICKCDEGYQGNPYLSDGCQDIDECSLPGKCFSNCTNLPGGYWCQCPEGTIGDPSTRDGCVKPRDPNKGLTIGLGVGSGAMLLFLVLSITFTIYRILTRKKRMRRRCFDQNHGQLLQQLVYQRADISERMILTLDELEKATNNFDKARELGGGGHGTVYKGILSSLHVVAIKKSKIVIQREIDEFINEVVILSQINHRNVVKLHGCCLEAEVPLLVYEFISNGTLYNHLHVEDLLSLPWKDRVRIAVETARALAYLHSLASMPIIHRDIKSPNILLDDNLTVKLSDFGASRYIPVDQTGLDTAVQGTFGYLDPTYHSTGHLTDKSDVYSFGVILVELLTRKKPVSYRSLEGHGLINHFASLLSEDNLVRILDPQVVKEAGGEVIDIALLAAMCVKSVSKERPTMRQVEMTLESIHAAKEYYASSDITEESEENYVRVNDMSIIGGTNEDTLQASIDY; this comes from the exons ATGTTTGAAGCCATGCCACGCCCAGCAAGTTCAACTACTACTGTGACAGTACTGCTGCCCAGTTGGAGTTGGTGGTGGCCGCTCCtcttggtggtggcggcggcggtggtcgccgacgccgacgctgACGCAGACGCCGCAGCCCAGCCCCAGCTGGGGATGGGGCTTCGTCCCAACTGCAGCACCACCTGCGGCGGCGTGAGCGTGCCCTACCCCTTCGGCATCGACCCTGGCTGCCACCTTGGGGAGTCGTTCCGCCTCacctgcaacacaagcctcaagCCGCCGTTGCTGCTCCTCCGAAAGTGGTTCCAGGTCATGAACATCTCCCTCGATGACTCCACCGTGCGCCTGACGGGGCTCAACCACATCGATACCCCATTGATGGTCCCGATCCTGGGCCTCAACTTTGGGTACCAGCTGCAGGAATGGTCCGTCACGTCTACTGGCGCGGTGCCAGGGCCAAATGAGGGACGTCCTGGGAACGCAACGTGCCCATATGATTTGGGCACCACCGCGTGCCATAGCCGTCACAGCACCTGCCAGGGCCTCAGCATCGGCGGCTACATATGCAAGTGCGATGAGGGTTACCAAGGCAACCCTTACCTCAGCGACGGATGCCAAG ATATTGACGAGTGCTCGCTCCCGGGTAAATGCTTTTCAAATTGCACAAATTTACCTGGCGGGTATTGGTGCCAATGTCCAGAGGGAACCATTGGTGACCCATCTACTCGAGATGGCTGCGTCAAACCACGTGATCCAAATAAAG GGCTAACCATTGGCCTAGGAGTTGGAAGTGGCGCAATGCTcctctttctagtcctaagcaTCACATTTACGATCTATAGAATCTTGACACGAAAGAAGAGGATGAGACGGAGATGCTTCGACCAAAACCATGGTCAGTTGCTACAACAATTAGTATATCAAAGGGCAGACATAAGTGAGAGAATGATTCTTACTTTAGATGAGCTAGAGAAGGCCACCAACAACTTTGACAAAGCCCGTGAGTTAGGTGGCGGAGGGCATGGCACAGTATATAAGGGAATTTTATCAAGTCTACACGTCGTGGCAATTAAGAAGTCAAAGATAGTGATACAGAGAGAAATTGATGAGTTCATAAACGAGGTTGTTATCCTCTCTCAGATAAACCATCGGAATGTTGTGAAGCTTCATGGGTGTTGTCTTGAGGCAGAAGTTCCTCTACTTGTTTACGAGTTCATTTCCAATGGAACCCTTTACAATCATCTTCATGTGGAAGATTTGTTATCATTGCCATGGAAAGATAGAGTGAGGATTGCTGTTGAAACTGCTAGGGCACTCGCATATCTTCACTCACTTGCTTCGATGCCAATAATTCACAGGGACATCAAGTCTCCTAACATACTTCTTGATGATAACTTAACAGTGAAGTTGTCAGACTTTGGAGCTTCGAGGTACATTCCGGTTGACCAAACCGGGTTGGATACAGCTGTGCAAGGAACATTTGGGTATTTGGACCCTACCTACCATAGCACGGGGCACCTTACTGACAAAAGCGATGTCTATAGCTTTGGTGTGATTCTTGTAGAGTTGCTTACCAGAAAGAAGCCAGTTTCTTATAGATCCCTAGAGGGTCATGGTCTCATAAACCATTTTGCTTCCCTACTTTCAGAGGATAACTTAGTTCGTATATTGGATCCACAAGTTGTCAAGGAGGCAGGTGGGGAAGTTATTGATATCGCACTGTTGGCAGCAATGTGTGTGAAATCGGTAAGCAAGGAGAGGCCGACCATGAGACAGGTGGAAATGACGCTTGAAAGTATTCATGCAGCAAAAGAGTACTATGCTTCGAGTGACATAACAGAGGAGTCTGAGGAGAACTACGTCCGCGTGAATGATATGTCCATTATTGGAGGGACGAATGAGGACACACTGCAAGCCAGCATTGATTACTAG
- the LOC112902547 gene encoding uncharacterized protein LOC112902547: protein MAMASALALLLAPSRGTLSAPWHPGLAPPPPPGHPLRPSRHPPAQGREPPAAPCRLLLQQFRSGRRNRWRRRYRSEGLQFFLAWYLMSLDMNPIATKAVTSTVLTLAVDLTCQKFQVLAANFVALAWNVILTFKAHKEVTAK, encoded by the exons ATGGCCATGGCGTCCGCCCTTGCGCTCCTCCTCGCGCCCAGCCGAGGTACCCTCTCCGCCCCATGGCATCCCGGcctcgctcctcctcctccccccggCCACCCTCTCCGCCCCAGCCGCCACCCACCCGCGCAAGGCCGGGAGCCCCCAGCAGCTCCATGCCGCCTCCTGCTGCAGCAGTTCCGCTCCGGCCGTAGGAACCGGTGGAGGAGGCGCTACCGGAGCGAAGGATTGCAGTTCTTCTTGGCATG GTATTTGATGTCTCTTGATATGAATCCGATTGCAACTAAGGCGGTCACTTCTACCGTCCTAACTCTGGCCGTGGACCTCACCTGCCAG AAGTTTCAG GTGCTTGCTGCTAATTTTGTAGCCCTTGCGTGGAATGTGATTTTGACATTTAAGGCTCACAAGGAGGTTACTGCAAAATAG
- the LOC112902549 gene encoding uncharacterized protein LOC112902549, which produces MEDLLSDPHLGLEQVEFEEAELMLTSTGEPCSFAEAEREEAWRAAMCDEINSVERNKTWELVKLPTGHQAIGLKWVFKLKHDEAGKVFKHKARLVACGFVQQAGVDFDLVYPPMARMESV; this is translated from the coding sequence ATGGAAGACTTGCTCAGTGATCCGCACCTAGGCCTTGAGCAAGTAGAGTTTGAGGAGGCGGAATTGATGCTCACCAGCACGGGGGAGCCATGCTCCTTTGCTGAGGCGGAGCGGGAGGAAGCCTGGAGGGCGGCAATGTGCGATGAAATCAACTCGGTTGAGCGCAACAAGACTTGGGAGTTGGTTAAACTCCCAACTGGGCACCAGGCCATTGGGCTAAAGTGGGTGTTTAAGCTGAAGCACGACGAGGCGGGCAAAGTCTTCAAGCACAAGGCACGATTGGTGGCATGCGGTTTTGTTCAGCAGGCCGGCGTCGATTTTGATTTAGTATACCCTCCTATGGCTCGCATGGAGTCGGTGTGA